A stretch of Leucobacter aridicollis DNA encodes these proteins:
- the aspS gene encoding aspartate--tRNA(Asn) ligase produces MTERVLIKDLAARVDGPVRVSGWVEKVRDQRYVQFVVLRDESGAVQLVNGGVLREPDPENPRSDILVPRTTTISELTHGTFVTVEGELQHNERVKLGGVEIQIETIEVVTKALPDNPVADDSNIDVRLDWRFLDLRRPEQNLVFRVQTTFLHALRNVWVERGFIEIQTPKLMASASESRAELFEVEYFEGKAFLAQSPQFFKQMAQAAGFGGIFEVGPAFRADHSFTSRHATEFTSIDTELSWIDSHEDVMEIHEELIVAGLTAVKEKHGEEIQKLFNVDLQVPSRPFPRIPLAEAKEIVKARGYEIPRADADMDPEGERQIAAHVKEEFGSDFVFVTDYDVSIRPFYHMRSEENPELTKSYDLIYRGTEISTGAQREHRIEVLEAQARDKGMDPAELGFYLDFFRYGMPAHGGFGMGLNRVLMLMLEQPSIRETTYLFRGPNRLLP; encoded by the coding sequence GCAGCTCGTCAATGGCGGCGTGCTTCGCGAGCCCGACCCCGAGAACCCGCGCTCCGACATCCTCGTGCCCCGCACGACCACGATCTCCGAACTCACACACGGCACCTTCGTGACCGTCGAGGGTGAGCTGCAGCACAACGAGCGCGTCAAGCTCGGCGGCGTCGAGATTCAGATCGAGACCATCGAGGTCGTCACGAAGGCGCTGCCCGACAACCCTGTCGCCGACGACTCGAACATCGACGTTCGCCTTGACTGGCGATTCCTCGACCTCCGCCGCCCCGAGCAGAACCTCGTGTTCCGCGTGCAGACGACGTTCCTGCATGCGCTGCGCAATGTCTGGGTTGAGCGCGGCTTCATCGAGATCCAGACCCCGAAGCTCATGGCGTCGGCGTCGGAGTCTCGCGCTGAGCTCTTCGAGGTCGAGTACTTCGAGGGCAAGGCGTTCCTCGCGCAGAGCCCGCAGTTCTTCAAGCAGATGGCGCAGGCTGCCGGCTTCGGCGGCATCTTCGAGGTCGGCCCAGCGTTCCGCGCCGACCACTCGTTCACCTCGCGCCACGCAACCGAGTTCACCTCGATCGACACCGAGCTCAGCTGGATCGACTCCCATGAGGACGTCATGGAGATCCATGAGGAGCTCATCGTTGCGGGCCTCACCGCGGTCAAGGAGAAGCACGGCGAAGAGATCCAGAAGCTCTTCAACGTCGATCTGCAGGTTCCCTCACGCCCGTTCCCGCGTATCCCCCTCGCCGAGGCGAAGGAGATCGTGAAGGCTCGCGGCTACGAGATTCCCCGCGCCGACGCCGACATGGACCCCGAGGGCGAGCGCCAGATCGCCGCTCACGTCAAGGAAGAGTTCGGCTCGGACTTCGTGTTCGTCACGGACTACGACGTCTCGATCCGCCCGTTCTACCACATGCGCAGCGAAGAGAACCCCGAGCTCACCAAGAGCTACGATCTCATCTACCGCGGCACCGAGATCTCGACGGGCGCGCAGCGCGAGCACCGCATCGAGGTGCTCGAGGCGCAGGCCCGCGACAAGGGGATGGACCCGGCGGAGCTCGGCTTCTACCTCGACTTCTTCCGCTACGGCATGCCCGCACACGGCGGGTTCGGCATGGGCCTGAACCGCGTGCTCATGCTCATGCTCGAGCAGCCGTCGATCCGCGAGACGACGTACCTGTTCCGCGGACCGAACCGCCTGCTTCCGTAG